In Longibacter salinarum, a single window of DNA contains:
- a CDS encoding tetratricopeptide repeat protein codes for MCIPITAFRSSLFFPVDDFAMRRLFALIFALSCLFVMAGCSDTSFVGKRVDNFTAYYNTYYNAEKSFEEGVEAVQDRRRSEPVDITVYLPLFLEAQNGNAEAFETAIEKSADVLREHPNSKWVDESLMLIGKSYYFQQNYVGAEQKFREVQDLGGELEEQARFWLVRTLVAADRPEEAERVSASLLTEEGQALGTWTARTWLSRGDAFVRQGRWNDAAEALTTGLSGDLPRRLRARGAFLLGQVRETLGDPSGARSAYDRSVDAANAYELVYAARLSSIRVQGLNGEPARALDRLEEMEEDDKNFERLAALRVLRARLLDAQGKAADAKSVLQDVLYEPPPAQGVTQGRAHYALGSLYRDAYDDFSRAAAHFDTAATSLRQPSSTSESLLLTPMAITNSESLGRRFRTIAQRASAVARMDSLLRLGDMSREELRAELEEIQAQQAEQRRAERERENQRAAARQFSNRNVVNQRSQSSQQLAASTGSTFLFHENPTRVQEGRRMFERQWGPRPRVDNWRRSAAIEQRQDSQAPDPDARNDGEAEAEAIADSPTDPPAGATPMLDVGEIPRTEADRKAMRADRAVAQYELATALFLNAERPDSAATWYRRIIEEDAQSSVAQRALYALAEVRTAEGRPEDARRLYQQVIEEYPNSVFAQRARQRLGRAEVEVADTTAVAEAAYAKAFRAWQDGERARAQVEMARVAQDHDSSTVAPRAILALASIAIDDLRGQESVEPDSVVMAFLRSDVVDSNIVKSGRDRLRGAIEESKPDTVASTPTTSSGGPTRGVPSRGRAPGQAGPPSDSTVQGGRRVPDPGRTYPPADSVDTERSDRSVPPDSMVNIDLLREQMNADSVEVDTSESTVHGGERVELEPDTSSISQPDSVSVRDTMAVPDTTTRSVVDSTARAYRPIVDVLAYLIERYPNSKEASRAEKLGVALATRFNVLPDEPSTRAEDAEEDAPDAPNARSQSRSQPANRMERSVRRDVRPDSSRTDTTGSRLERRQVRSSPYDDEPDRADAEIFRYDARRDSSRGRDTTGAPSPAPVDSTDAYD; via the coding sequence GTGTGCATCCCGATCACGGCGTTTCGGTCCTCTCTTTTCTTTCCCGTCGATGATTTCGCGATGCGCCGGCTGTTTGCTCTGATTTTTGCGCTGTCCTGCCTGTTCGTCATGGCCGGATGCAGCGACACGTCGTTCGTCGGTAAACGTGTTGACAACTTTACGGCATACTACAACACCTATTATAATGCCGAGAAGTCGTTCGAGGAGGGCGTCGAAGCGGTCCAGGACCGCCGCAGGTCCGAGCCGGTCGATATAACCGTGTACCTGCCGCTTTTTCTCGAGGCGCAGAACGGGAACGCAGAGGCATTTGAGACGGCCATCGAGAAGAGTGCCGATGTTTTGCGCGAGCACCCGAATTCCAAGTGGGTGGATGAGTCGTTGATGCTGATTGGGAAGTCATATTATTTCCAGCAGAACTACGTCGGCGCAGAGCAGAAATTTCGAGAGGTTCAGGACCTGGGAGGAGAACTGGAAGAGCAGGCGCGTTTCTGGCTCGTGCGGACCCTGGTTGCCGCCGATCGCCCGGAGGAAGCGGAACGCGTATCGGCGTCGCTTCTGACGGAAGAGGGTCAGGCCCTGGGCACGTGGACCGCCCGTACGTGGCTGTCTCGTGGGGATGCCTTTGTCCGACAGGGGCGATGGAATGATGCTGCAGAGGCGCTGACGACGGGGTTGAGCGGTGATCTTCCTCGACGACTACGAGCACGCGGGGCGTTCCTGCTCGGACAGGTTCGGGAAACGCTCGGTGATCCGTCGGGTGCGCGGTCGGCTTACGATCGATCCGTCGATGCTGCGAATGCATATGAGCTCGTGTATGCCGCTCGCCTGAGCTCCATTCGTGTGCAGGGATTGAACGGAGAGCCGGCTCGCGCACTGGACCGCCTGGAGGAGATGGAGGAGGACGACAAGAACTTCGAGCGTCTCGCCGCACTTCGCGTCCTACGGGCCCGGTTGCTCGATGCGCAGGGGAAAGCAGCAGATGCGAAGTCCGTACTCCAGGACGTTCTATATGAACCGCCACCTGCGCAGGGTGTCACCCAGGGTCGTGCGCATTATGCACTCGGCTCGTTGTATCGAGATGCGTACGACGACTTTTCGCGGGCAGCTGCTCACTTTGACACGGCTGCAACCTCTCTCCGTCAGCCAAGCAGCACATCCGAGTCGCTTCTGTTGACGCCGATGGCGATTACGAACAGTGAGTCGTTGGGCCGCCGGTTTCGCACAATTGCCCAACGCGCCTCGGCAGTTGCGCGAATGGATTCGTTACTTAGGCTCGGAGATATGTCGCGGGAGGAGCTTCGCGCCGAGCTTGAGGAAATTCAGGCCCAGCAGGCTGAGCAACGTCGCGCGGAGCGTGAACGCGAAAATCAGCGTGCAGCGGCTCGCCAGTTTTCGAATCGAAACGTCGTAAACCAGCGGAGTCAGTCGTCCCAGCAGCTCGCCGCATCGACCGGTAGCACCTTTCTTTTCCACGAGAATCCGACGCGCGTTCAGGAGGGGAGGCGGATGTTCGAACGGCAGTGGGGCCCGAGGCCGCGCGTGGATAACTGGCGTCGGAGCGCTGCGATCGAGCAACGCCAGGATTCGCAGGCGCCCGACCCAGATGCGAGAAACGACGGGGAGGCGGAGGCGGAAGCGATCGCGGATTCACCGACCGATCCTCCAGCCGGTGCTACGCCGATGCTCGATGTCGGCGAGATCCCGCGTACGGAAGCCGACCGGAAAGCCATGCGGGCAGACCGCGCAGTGGCCCAGTATGAGCTTGCGACCGCCCTTTTCCTCAATGCCGAGCGGCCCGATTCGGCTGCGACGTGGTATCGCCGGATCATCGAGGAGGATGCGCAATCATCGGTGGCGCAGCGGGCTCTATACGCGCTTGCAGAGGTGCGCACCGCAGAGGGTCGCCCCGAGGATGCACGGCGACTCTATCAGCAGGTGATCGAGGAATACCCGAACTCAGTCTTTGCCCAACGAGCGCGTCAGCGTCTCGGTCGCGCCGAGGTGGAAGTTGCCGACACAACCGCTGTTGCGGAAGCGGCGTACGCGAAGGCGTTCCGCGCGTGGCAGGACGGAGAGCGGGCGCGGGCGCAAGTCGAAATGGCACGTGTGGCACAAGATCACGACTCGTCAACGGTCGCTCCGCGCGCTATACTCGCGCTCGCGTCGATTGCGATCGACGACCTGCGCGGTCAGGAGTCGGTTGAGCCGGATTCCGTGGTGATGGCATTCCTGCGCAGTGACGTCGTGGATTCCAATATCGTAAAGAGCGGGCGGGATCGTCTGCGGGGCGCGATCGAGGAAAGCAAACCAGACACCGTGGCGTCCACACCGACAACCAGCTCGGGAGGGCCGACGCGTGGAGTGCCGTCCAGAGGGCGTGCACCCGGTCAGGCAGGGCCGCCGAGCGATTCGACCGTTCAGGGAGGTCGTCGTGTGCCGGATCCCGGTCGCACGTATCCACCCGCGGACTCTGTCGATACCGAACGGAGCGATCGCTCCGTCCCACCGGACTCAATGGTGAATATCGATCTGCTGAGGGAGCAGATGAACGCAGACAGCGTGGAGGTCGACACATCCGAGTCCACGGTACACGGAGGGGAGCGAGTTGAACTGGAACCGGACACGTCATCCATATCGCAACCAGATTCCGTGTCGGTGCGGGACACCATGGCCGTGCCCGATACGACAACACGTTCGGTTGTTGACTCGACCGCACGGGCCTACCGACCGATTGTGGATGTGTTGGCCTACCTTATCGAACGCTACCCGAACTCCAAGGAAGCGTCCAGAGCGGAGAAGCTGGGTGTCGCGCTGGCGACGCGCTTTAACGTGTTGCCCGATGAGCCGTCCACGAGGGCGGAAGATGCTGAAGAAGACGCGCCCGATGCCCCAAACGCCCGATCTCAGTCTCGCTCACAGCCAGCCAATCGCATGGAGCGATCGGTGCGACGCGACGTACGGCCTGACTCGTCACGCACGGATACGACGGGTTCACGGCTTGAGCGACGACAAGTGCGGTCTTCACCGTACGATGATGAACCCGATCGTGCGGACGCCGAGATCTTTCGATACGATGCGCGGCGTGATTCGAGTCGGGGCAGAGATACGACCGGGGCACCGTCTCCCGCACCGGTCGATTCGACGGACGCGTACGATTGA